One genomic segment of Paenibacillus sp. FSL H8-0332 includes these proteins:
- the thiD gene encoding bifunctional hydroxymethylpyrimidine kinase/phosphomethylpyrimidine kinase: MTSIRKALTIAGSDSGGGAGIQADLKTFQELGVYGMSALTALTAQNTLGVQGVYPMEPETVAAQLDSIGSDLPPDAIKTGMLFSSDIIRVVASKVQQYGWQQKLVIDPVMVAKGGSQLLLQEAVQALITSLLPLSLAITPNLPEAEMLTGMKIEGREDREQAAKLLHQMGPEYIILKGGHDSSGDEAVDLLYDGREFQYMSSPRIATKHTHGTGCTFSAAVTAGLALGHSMPEAVLTAKAFIQAAIEDSLNIGAGQGPTNHFAYGNRMRSRGILL; encoded by the coding sequence ATGACTAGCATACGCAAAGCATTGACCATTGCCGGCTCCGACAGCGGCGGCGGGGCCGGGATTCAGGCGGATTTGAAGACTTTTCAGGAGCTGGGAGTGTACGGCATGTCCGCACTTACTGCACTCACCGCCCAGAACACACTAGGTGTCCAGGGAGTCTATCCGATGGAGCCGGAGACCGTTGCAGCCCAGCTGGATTCGATCGGCAGTGATCTGCCGCCGGATGCCATTAAGACCGGTATGCTGTTCAGCAGTGACATTATCCGCGTGGTGGCCAGTAAAGTGCAGCAGTACGGCTGGCAGCAGAAGCTGGTGATCGATCCGGTCATGGTCGCCAAGGGCGGCTCACAGCTGCTGCTCCAGGAGGCAGTGCAGGCGCTGATTACAAGCCTGCTTCCTCTCTCGCTTGCCATCACCCCCAATCTTCCTGAAGCAGAGATGCTGACAGGTATGAAGATTGAGGGCCGGGAAGACCGGGAACAGGCGGCAAAACTGCTTCATCAGATGGGACCCGAGTACATTATCTTGAAAGGCGGACATGACTCCTCAGGAGATGAGGCAGTGGATCTGCTCTATGACGGACGGGAATTCCAGTATATGTCCAGCCCGCGGATTGCGACGAAGCATACTCACGGAACCGGCTGTACCTTCTCGGCTGCGGTGACGGCAGGTCTTGCGCTGGGCCATTCCATGCCTGAAGCCGTCCTTACCGCCAAGGCCTTCATTCAAGCGGCAATTGAGGATAGTCTGAACATCGGGGCCGGGCAGGGACCGACGAATCATTTTGCTTATGGGAACCGGATGAGATCAAGGGGGATACTGCTATGA
- the thiM gene encoding hydroxyethylthiazole kinase → MSYLSKVRQANPLVHNITNIVVANFTANGLLALGASPFMADAIEEVADVAAMSGAVVLNIGTLHEAAIASMIEAGKAANLHHVPLVLDPVGAGATAYRTDVTAKLVSELQLTALRGNVAEVANVAGESWASKGVDAGAGEGDVVALANKAALKLNCVVIITGREDIITDGKRTYIASNGHSILTRVTGTGCLLSAVVGAFLAVSGGEVLEAAAEALSFYGVAAELAAEAAEVQGPGSFQTLFLNQLSLVTPEQYSSRSRLKLLEA, encoded by the coding sequence ATGTCTTATCTGTCCAAAGTACGCCAAGCGAACCCGCTGGTGCATAATATCACGAATATCGTAGTCGCTAACTTCACAGCGAACGGGCTGCTGGCTCTGGGAGCCTCGCCGTTCATGGCCGATGCCATCGAAGAAGTAGCGGATGTCGCCGCCATGTCGGGGGCGGTTGTGCTGAACATCGGCACACTTCATGAAGCCGCCATCGCTTCCATGATCGAGGCCGGGAAGGCTGCGAACCTCCACCATGTGCCGCTCGTGCTTGATCCCGTTGGAGCCGGGGCTACCGCCTACCGCACGGACGTTACGGCTAAGCTGGTCAGTGAGCTTCAGCTTACTGCGCTACGCGGCAATGTGGCCGAGGTTGCCAATGTGGCCGGGGAGAGCTGGGCCAGCAAAGGCGTAGATGCCGGAGCAGGCGAAGGCGATGTAGTCGCTCTAGCCAATAAGGCGGCACTGAAGCTGAACTGTGTCGTGATTATCACCGGCAGGGAAGACATCATTACAGACGGCAAACGCACTTATATCGCCAGCAACGGCCACTCCATCCTGACACGGGTGACCGGAACCGGCTGCCTGCTCAGTGCTGTGGTAGGCGCATTTCTTGCCGTAAGCGGCGGGGAGGTACTTGAGGCTGCTGCTGAAGCCCTCTCTTTCTACGGTGTGGCAGCAGAGCTTGCTGCTGAAGCGGCTGAAGTCCAAGGTCCCGGCAGCTTCCAGACCTTGTTCCTGAATCAATTGTCGCTGGTGACCCCGGAGCAATACAGCAGCCGTTCAAGGCTGAAGCTGCTCGAAGCCTAA
- a CDS encoding ABC transporter substrate-binding protein produces the protein MTTIRYTRYLHNTISKPAMLLSALVLCMLPVLAGCANTNNPAASGSSAGTTATSEAGTKSAAQKLTIMLDWYPNAVHSFLYAAEAEGYFAEEGLEVEIQMPADTNDALKLVAAGKVDLALSYQPQVLMARGEQIPVKSIAALVRHPLNHLMVAADSGINRPGELSGKQAGYSSVPLYEAMLNTMVKSDGGDPSSLKLVDVGFELIPALSTGRVDGIMGGFINHEQLILEQQGYPVRSFNPVDYGVPDYYELVLVASEQGLQDSQGFYHKFVEAIRQGQQYVTGHPDEALKLLLAHQEDTAPLDEAIEQRSLEILLPLMDAGSQPFGYQDSASWEKVNQWLSENGLLTGEVDVKNAFINF, from the coding sequence ATGACTACTATCCGCTATACCCGTTATCTGCACAATACGATTTCAAAGCCAGCCATGCTGCTGTCTGCTCTGGTGCTCTGTATGCTGCCTGTCCTGGCAGGCTGCGCCAATACAAACAATCCGGCGGCCTCCGGCTCCTCGGCTGGTACTACCGCAACCTCTGAGGCAGGGACTAAGAGTGCCGCCCAAAAGCTGACGATTATGCTCGACTGGTATCCCAATGCAGTCCACTCCTTTTTGTATGCGGCAGAGGCTGAAGGGTATTTCGCTGAGGAAGGCCTTGAGGTTGAAATTCAGATGCCGGCCGATACCAATGATGCGCTGAAGCTTGTTGCTGCGGGGAAGGTGGATCTGGCACTCAGTTATCAGCCGCAGGTATTGATGGCACGGGGGGAGCAGATTCCGGTCAAGTCGATCGCTGCGCTGGTGCGCCACCCGCTGAATCATCTCATGGTAGCCGCAGACAGCGGCATTAACCGCCCGGGAGAGCTGTCTGGCAAGCAGGCTGGGTATTCCTCCGTCCCGTTATATGAAGCCATGCTGAACACGATGGTCAAGAGCGACGGCGGGGACCCTTCTTCCCTCAAGCTGGTAGATGTCGGCTTTGAGCTGATTCCCGCTCTCTCCACCGGACGGGTGGATGGCATTATGGGCGGGTTCATTAACCATGAGCAGCTGATTCTGGAGCAGCAAGGCTATCCGGTCCGCTCCTTCAATCCCGTGGATTACGGGGTCCCGGATTATTATGAGCTGGTGCTGGTCGCCAGTGAGCAGGGACTGCAGGATTCACAGGGCTTTTATCACAAATTCGTGGAAGCCATACGACAAGGCCAGCAGTATGTAACCGGTCACCCGGATGAAGCGCTGAAGCTGCTGCTTGCTCATCAGGAGGACACCGCACCGCTGGATGAAGCGATTGAACAGCGCAGTCTGGAGATCCTGCTGCCGCTGATGGATGCCGGTTCCCAGCCCTTCGGCTATCAGGACAGCGCTTCATGGGAGAAGGTGAACCAGTGGCTGAGCGAGAACGGCCTGCTGACTGGAGAAGTGGATGTTAAAAATGCCTTTATTAATTTTTAA
- a CDS encoding ABC transporter permease has translation MRTAAPRRLLQHYGPAALLALLTLAVWETVARLGLVPPFILPAPSAVCKALLEERRLLFGVHLPATLLEVLTGFALSVVCGSLLGIAMHLFSPLAKALYPLLIISQTVPLIALSPLFIMWFGYTLWSKVAVVFLTAFFPVVIGTYDGLSKNTDAYRDLLLTYGANRWQILGKVGVPLAFPSFFSGLKLSAVYCVIGATIGEWLGGSQGLGYFSRRMAGNLQSAKMFAAVVLLSVLGILLFLAVAALEKIILKKRGRYS, from the coding sequence ATGAGAACCGCCGCTCCTAGAAGATTGCTCCAGCATTACGGTCCGGCGGCCCTGCTCGCCCTGCTGACGCTTGCGGTCTGGGAGACTGTAGCCCGGCTGGGCCTGGTTCCTCCCTTCATCCTTCCGGCTCCGTCTGCCGTCTGCAAGGCCTTGCTGGAGGAACGCCGCTTGTTATTCGGGGTGCATCTGCCTGCTACCCTGCTTGAAGTACTCACAGGCTTCGCACTATCCGTGGTCTGCGGCAGTCTGCTGGGAATCGCCATGCACCTGTTCAGTCCGCTGGCTAAGGCGCTGTACCCGCTACTGATTATCAGCCAGACGGTTCCGCTGATCGCCCTCTCTCCCCTGTTCATCATGTGGTTCGGCTATACCTTGTGGAGCAAGGTCGCCGTTGTCTTCCTGACCGCTTTCTTCCCGGTGGTCATTGGCACCTATGACGGGTTGTCCAAGAACACGGATGCCTACCGGGACCTGCTGCTGACGTACGGCGCGAACCGCTGGCAGATTCTCGGGAAGGTGGGCGTTCCGCTGGCTTTCCCCTCTTTTTTCTCCGGACTGAAGCTGTCGGCTGTGTACTGTGTAATTGGTGCAACGATCGGGGAATGGCTTGGGGGCAGCCAGGGGCTGGGCTATTTCAGCCGCAGAATGGCCGGGAATCTGCAGAGCGCCAAGATGTTCGCCGCTGTTGTCTTGTTATCCGTACTCGGTATTCTGCTGTTTCTGGCAGTCGCCGCGCTGGAGAAGATTATTCTGAAGAAAAGAGGACGTTATTCATGA
- a CDS encoding ABC transporter ATP-binding protein — protein MINISNLSYAFGTGSSRTPVFSGLTMNVQRGEFISIVGGSGCGKSTLFKIIAGLLEPGSGRITLNGAESATAAKRLGSVAYMPQQDLLLPWRTVLDNCLLPWELKRSRPKAAAIAEIRTLLHRFGLDETEGAYPQELSGGMRQRVAVLRTVAAGNDLLLLDEPFGALDAITKRSLQRWLLELWAELDKTVLFITHDLEEALLLSDRIYLMTGREGSGMQEFSAGLPRPRHHSLNYQPQFAALRQELELKLYENRRS, from the coding sequence ATGATCAACATTAGCAATCTGTCCTATGCCTTCGGGACCGGTTCGTCCCGGACCCCCGTCTTCTCAGGGCTAACCATGAATGTGCAGCGCGGCGAATTCATTTCTATTGTAGGCGGGAGCGGATGCGGCAAAAGCACTTTGTTCAAAATCATCGCCGGTCTGCTGGAGCCGGGTAGCGGCAGGATTACGCTGAACGGAGCCGAGTCCGCTACAGCAGCGAAGAGGCTGGGCAGTGTGGCCTACATGCCGCAGCAGGATCTCCTCCTGCCTTGGCGCACCGTATTGGACAATTGTCTGCTGCCCTGGGAGCTTAAGCGCAGCCGGCCCAAAGCAGCCGCTATTGCCGAGATCCGTACCCTGCTACACCGTTTCGGCCTTGACGAGACTGAAGGGGCTTATCCGCAGGAGCTGTCCGGCGGGATGCGCCAGCGCGTGGCGGTCCTCCGCACCGTGGCAGCCGGGAATGACCTGCTGCTGCTCGATGAGCCGTTCGGGGCGCTCGATGCCATTACGAAGCGCTCGCTGCAGCGTTGGCTGCTGGAGTTATGGGCGGAGCTGGACAAGACGGTGCTGTTCATCACCCATGATCTGGAGGAGGCGCTCCTGCTCAGTGACAGAATCTATCTAATGACTGGCAGAGAGGGCAGCGGGATGCAGGAATTCTCAGCCGGTCTCCCCCGTCCGCGCCATCACAGTCTGAACTATCAACCGCAGTTCGCCGCCCTGCGCCAGGAATTGGAGCTGAAGCTATATGAGAACCGCCGCTCCTAG